The following are from one region of the Ptychodera flava strain L36383 chromosome 15, AS_Pfla_20210202, whole genome shotgun sequence genome:
- the LOC139152215 gene encoding uncharacterized protein KIAA1958-like, which produces MTVDDVIQWMAGLPKDELDVLLSGENTTDETTVGKDDLATVDEFIKAQRKPSTVRTTERDVTKVRHFIEHQYGDIRDLVDIPPKMLNEYLATFFVHLKKNDGTDYEPGSVSAVKYSLERYLSQNNYGVSLNDKFFSLTNDAIKAKRMHLKKSGLGAGSHASEAISPEEEESLWKEGKTRHRRRQHSQFHSVILVHEALWTSR; this is translated from the coding sequence ATGACGGTGGATGACGTCATTCAGTGGATGGCTGGGCTTCCGAAAGACGAATTAGATGTTTTGCTTTCTGGAGAAAACACTACAGACGAGACTACAGTTGGAAAAGATGATTTGGCGACAGTAGACGAATTCATCAAAGCGCAGAGAAAACCAAGTACAGTTCGTACGACTGAACGGGACGTCACAaaagtacgtcatttcatcGAGCACCAATACGGCGACATTCGCGACTTAGTGGACATTCCACCCAAGATGTTGAACGAATATTTGGCAACATTCTTCGTCCATCTAAAGAAAAATGACGGTACTGACTATGAACCAGGCTCAGTTTCAGCGGTGAAGTACAGCTTGGAACGGTATCTCTCGCAGAACAACTACGGAGTATCACTGAATGACAAGTTCTTCTCGCTGACAAACGACGCGATAAAAGCCAAGCGGATGCACCTGAAAAAATCTGGCCTTGGCGCAGGTAGTCATGCTAGTGAAGCAATATCCCCGGAAGAGGAAGAATCCTTGTGGAAAGAGGGTAAAACTCGGCACCGCAGACGGCAACACTCTCAATTTCACTCTGTGATACTTGTTCACGAAGCACTTTGGACTTCGCGGTAG